A window from Anoplolepis gracilipes chromosome 15, ASM4749672v1, whole genome shotgun sequence encodes these proteins:
- the LOC140674241 gene encoding uncharacterized protein, whose protein sequence is MAYCGVCHSLQSLNHLCYMLPIRRDDNSNPYCAEFIEENREQEQRRNGGENNCIPARKKSRVAFVFYDFETRVNYMPMRLSELPKAFGLTDISNKGIFPHLFNTIDNQVYVGPLPNVQYYSPDSIQVKEREKFLAWHSEMTRANYVFDFQREILDYRRNDVDILRQACMAFKKIFLQHRDVCPFKECTTIASTCMRVFRKNLRKREIGVIPVGGYRRVNIQSRKALQRLVWKERELGHRIIHAGRSREYRLSDGTLVDGFTDVSGCSKCFRVNRDKPLSSDHTDTNDLRYKHTVATTSYLQTRGYRVIEKWECNFDHDINENIEMRKYLHHQMLDNKPLDPRHSFYGGRTENIVTRYEITGTEKIRYVDVCSLYSYVLKTGAFPIGHPTIYGKLLFALCRACCETFSQSTCAHEPSEREFEGTWICELKKAIEKGYFVTEQEVSGWPSECTDDDAKERYLCKYEEIEGITLEKNNIVHNRGLRSVAKLALNSFWGKFGQRKNLPHTDIVKTQQKLMSLLTSLQHEITDILPVNDEEYEPRTGNFLADMTDELANYSEGSYIKFVSGGPKFYAYVMPKIRRGGHKFHARRLYYEYKYAPVSEADSEFLGTDRLYFDLEYEAYFNPTLRTKQVKPLRTDIRIKSMGYFPWPRKLIQLDTQLLFPPLPPANYVPGDPRKTRYLQIRDEILYLNYGCSTPEHWGSAEQPIVID, encoded by the exons ATGGCTTATTGCGGCGTGTGTCATTCTTTACAATCGCTGAACCACCTTTGTTATATGTTACCTATTCGGCGCGACGATAATTCCAATCCTTATTGTGCGGAATTTATCGAAGAGAATAGGGAGCAAGAACAACGGAGGAACGGCggcgaaaataattgtatacccGCACGTAAAAAAAGCCGCGTAGCATTCGTGTTTTACGACTTTGAGACGAG GGTTAATTATATGCCGATGCGTTTATCCGAATTACCCAAGGCTTTCGGTCTGACGGATATTTCGAATAAAGGTATTTTTCCTCACTTATTTAATACTATCGATAATCAAGTTTATGTCGGTCCACTGCccaatgtacaatattattcacCTGATTCCATACAGGTGAAAGAACGCGAAAAATTTTTGGCATGGCACTCCGAGATGACGCGTGCAAACTATGTGTTTGATTTTCAACGCGAAATATTGGATTATCGCCGTAATGACGTAGATATTCTTAGACAAGCGTGCATGGCTTTTAAAAAGATCTTTTTACAGCACAGGGATGTGTGTCCATTCAAGGAATGTACAACTATTGCTTCTACGTGCATGAGAGTATTCAGAAAAAACTTGCGCAAAAGAGAGATAGGTGTTATTCCTGTGGGTGGTTACAGACGTGTAAATATTCAGTCGCGCAAAGCTCTACAGCGGTTAGTGTGGAAGGAGCGTGAGCTCGGTCATCGCATTATCCACGCAGGGCGAAGCAGGGAATATCGTTTATCCGATGGCACGCTTGTCGATGG TTTCACGGATGTTTCTGGTTGTTCAAAATGTTTTCGAGTCAATCGCGATAAACCGCTTTCTTCAGATCATACAGATACAAACGATTTACGTTATAAGCATACCGTCGCAACGACATCTTATCTTCAAACACGGGGATACAGGGTGATAGAGAAATGGGAGTGCAACTTTGATCacgatataaatgaaaatattgagatgcgtaaatatttacatcatcAAATGTTAGACAACAAACCGCTCGATCCTCGACACTCCTTCTACGGAGGGCGCACGGAAAATATTGTGACGCGCTACGAGATTACGGGAACGGAGAAGATACGATATGTTGATGTATGTTCACTGTACTCGTATGTGTTGAAAACCGGTGCTTTTCCGATCGGGCATCCAACGATATAC ggtaaattattattcgccTTGTGTCGTGCTTGTTGCGAAACATTTTCTCAATCCACGTGCGCTCATGAACCTTCCGAACGCGAATTCGAAGGTACATGGATATGCGAATTAAAGAAAGCTATTGAGAAAGGTTATTTTGTGACAGAG caGGAGGTTAGTGGTTGGCCGAGCGAATGCACGGATGACGATGCTAAAGAGCGATATCTTTGTAAGTACGAGGAAATAGAAGGTATTactcttgagaaaaataacatcGTACACAACCGCGGTTTACGTTCGGTCGCGAAACTAGCGTTAAATTCTTTTTGGGGAAAATTTGGTCAACGCAAAAACTTGCCACATACTGACATCGTTAAAACGCAGCAGAAATTAATGAGCCTACTCACTAGCCTGCAACATGAAATAACCGATATATTGCCCGTAAACGACGAG GAATACGAACCGCGTACGGGTAATTTTTTAGCCGATATGACGGATGAACTCGCAAACTACAGCGAGGGTAGCTACATAAAGTTCGTATCCGGTGGACCGAAATTTTACGCGTATGTG AtgccaaaaataagaagaggcgGACACAAATTCCACGCGCGACGTTTGTATTACGAATACAAATACGCCCCCGTCAGTGAAGCGGATAGTGAATTCCTCGGGACGGATCGTCTATATTTTGACTTAGAGTACGAGGCGTACTTTAACCCGACGCTACGAACAAAGCAGGTCAAACCTCTGAGGACGGACATCCGCATAAAGTCTATGGGATATTTTCCGTGGCCGCGCAAACTGATACAGTTGGACACACAGCTACTGTTCCCCCCTCTGCCGCCCGCGAATTACGTACCGGGAGATCCGAGGAAGACCCGCTACCTCCAGATACGCgacgaaatattatacctAAATTACGGGTGTTCCACCCCCGAGCACTGGGGTTCCGCGGAACAACCGATagtaatagattaa